The following coding sequences lie in one Rutidosis leptorrhynchoides isolate AG116_Rl617_1_P2 chromosome 6, CSIRO_AGI_Rlap_v1, whole genome shotgun sequence genomic window:
- the LOC139854047 gene encoding vacuolar cation/proton exchanger 1-like: MGKSSQSYDLENGDVKPVVVAKTRESLLETRSQSDVYTNVRFRRLRMFITNVRKVIFETKLFVLFPAIPLAFVAHWYNFGRPWIFALSLLGLTPLAERLSFLTEQIAFYTGPTVGGLVNATCGNATELIIAIFALHQRKIHVLKYSLLGSIISNVLLVLGSSLLCGGIANLNKEQKFDHKQADVNSILLLLGLLCQIAPLLFNLQVKNLSKVNSGSVLQLSRASSIVMLVAYVAYLFFQLKTHSQFFGSQEDEDDNNEELEKESASMGFWSAFTWLCVMTIVISVLSEYVVGTIEDASETWGISVNFISIILLPIVGNAAEHAGAVIFAFKNKLDISLGVAMGSASQIMMFVVPLCVIIAWIMGIPMNLDFGLLETGCLTFTILLTAFTLQDGSSHYLKGVTLTLAYVVIGACFFVQHVPFDESEINNLGPIRNVVA, translated from the exons ATGGGTAAATCGTCTCAAAGTTATGATTTGGAAAATGGAGATGTGAAACCGGTTGTTGTTGCGAAAACTAGAGAATCGTTGTTGGAAACAAGATCTCAAAGTGATGTTTATACAAATGTTCGGTTTCGACGTTTGAGAATGTTCATAACTAATGTTCGAAAAGTTATTTTCGAAACCAAACTTTTCGTGCTTTTTCCGGCAATTCCATTGGCGTTTGTAGCTCATTGGTACAATTTCGGCAGA CCATGGATTTTTGCTTTGAGTTTGCTTGGGCTCACTCCACTTGCAGAACGTTTGAGTTTTTTAACGGA ACAAATTGCATTCTACACAGGTCCTACAG TAGGAGGGCTGGTAAATGCAACTTGTGGTAATGCAACAGAGTTGATAATAGCAATATTTGCTCTCCATCAAAGAAAGATTCATGTCCTAAAATACTCTCTTTTGGGTTCCATCATTTCAAACGTTCTTCTTGTTCTTGGTTCCTCTCTGTTATGTGGTGGTATTGCCAACCTCAATAAAGAACAAAAATTTGACCAT AAGCAGGCGGATGTGAACTCGATATTGTTGTTGCTTGGACTACTTTGCCAGATCGCTCCGTTGTTGTTTAATCTTCAAGTCAAAAATCTATCCAAAGTTAACAGTGGTTCGGTTCTTCAGTTGTCAAGGGCAAGTAGCATTGTAATGTTGGTTGCATATGTTGCATATCTCTTCTTTCAGTTGAAAACCCACAGCCAATTTTTTGGATCACAAGAG GATGAAGATGATAATAATGAAGAGCTTGAAAAGGAGTCAGCATCAATGGGCTTTTGGAGCGCGTTTACTTGGCTATGCGTAATGACAATAGTCATATCCGTTTTGTCAGAGTACGTTGTTGGCACAATTGAG GATGCATCAGAAACTTGGGGTATATCAGTCAACTTTATCAGCATAATTCTGCTACCAATCGTTGGTAATGCAGCAGAGCATGCTGGAGCTGTAATATTTGCATTCAAGAACAAATTG GACATATCTTTGGGAGTTGCTATGGGTTCGGCATCTCAGATCATGATGTTCGTG GTTCCTCTATGTGTGATTATCGCTTGGATAATGGGAATACCGATGAATCTTGATTTTGGACTTCTTGAAACCGGTTGCCTTACCTTCACAATTCTTCTCACTGCCTTCACTTTACAG GATGGTAGTTCACACTACTTAAAAGGAGTAACTCTTACCCTTGCCTATGTAGTGATTGGGGCATGCTTCTTTGTTCAACATGTTCCCTTCG ATGAATCGGAGATTAACAATTTGGGGCCAATAAGAAATGTGGTTGCTTGA